In Dromaius novaehollandiae isolate bDroNov1 chromosome 14, bDroNov1.hap1, whole genome shotgun sequence, a genomic segment contains:
- the MPG gene encoding DNA-3-methyladenine glycosylase, with the protein MPRKRKLLAQLSALQSKSSLPPFDALENLNVTPDRDSSPKSSKYFAAEKKNSSQLESDFFNQPCISLAKSLLGQILVRRFPDGRELRGRIVETEAYLGGEDEASHSKGGKQTQRNTAMFMKPGTLYVYQIYGIHFCMNISSQGEGAAVLLRSLEPLEALDVMRELRSAARKGPPKPLKDWQLCSGPAKLCQAFGIDKDFDQRDLTQDAAIWLVSGPELPGELDVVATARIGIGSRGEWTQKPLRFYLRGNKFVSVVDKKIEREMAALGSSSCS; encoded by the exons AtgccaagaaaaagaaagctgttgGCTCAATTAAGTGCTCTCCAAAGCAAGTCCAGCCTCCCTCCCTTCGATGCCTTGGAGAACCTGAATGTCACTCCTGACAGGGATTCTTCTCCAAAAAGCAGCAAGTATtttgcagcagagaagaaaaattcttcccagctagaatcagatttttttaaccaACCCTGTATTAGTCTGGCCAAGTCTCTTCTGGGACAG ATTTTAGTTCGCAGATTTCCTGATGGCAGAGAACTCCGGGGGAGGATTGTTGAAACAGAAGCTTATCTGGGTGGGGAAGATGAGGCTTCCCACTCCAAGGGTGGGAAGCAAACCCAGCGAAACACCGCCATGTTCATGAAACCAGGAACGTTGTATGTATATCAGATCTACGGGATTCATTTCTGCATGAATATTTCCAGCCAAG GGGAAGGGGCTGCAGTCTTACTTCGCTCTTTGGAGCCTCTTGAGGCTCTAGACGTGATGCGAGAGCTGCGCAGCGCTGCAAGGAAAGGACCCCCAAAGCCGCTGAAGGACTGGCAGCTGTGTAGCGGGCCCGCCAAGCTCTGCCAAGCGTTTGGTATTGATAAGGATTTTGACCAAAGGGACCTGACGCAAGATGCAGCCATTTGGCTAGTGTCTGGGCCTGAACTGCCAGGAGAGCTGGATGTGGTAGCTACAGCCAGGATTGGTATTGGCAGCAGGGGAGAGTGGACACAGAAACCTCTGAGGTTTTATTTAAGAGGGAATAAGTTTGTGAGTGTTGTTGACAAGAagatagagagagagatggcAGCATTGGGCTCCTCCTCTTGCAGCTGA